From Oncorhynchus tshawytscha isolate Ot180627B linkage group LG11, Otsh_v2.0, whole genome shotgun sequence, the proteins below share one genomic window:
- the LOC112261997 gene encoding inositol-trisphosphate 3-kinase A isoform X1 has product MPKEREKRRKASKEAGLSGAGISDGFVKERRTCRRASELRDELCQVKEVKLSEFNTTQVQTSMMEALRVPQVTITPDGGCSREIQQEDWADVEGSLRRKLSNSSISSTGSSIMLEESEDDILSDNETKSKGNITLEHLCEDTSEQSKPWWKIKTIVNWPFVSPQRRNLSWVQLAGHKGNFKAGGEGTILKKFSENEKLCFERLQGDVLQDFVPGYYGVVERDGDPFLHMTDLLVNFDRPSVMDCKMGVRTYLEEEVVRARERPKLRRDLFDKMLEVDSEAPSPQEHLQRAVTKPRYMQWRETLSSTHTLGFRIEGIKKADGTCHTDFKKTRSKEDITQIFRDFATNNTNILNSYLSKLAKIQQALMSSEFFKRHEVIGSSLLFIHDHTDRAEVWLIDFGKTTALPEGQTLDHSIPWQEGNREDGYMWGLDNLMRTLGSLTNKGTSEGSNECL; this is encoded by the exons ATgccgaaggagagagagaagaggagaaaggccTCCAAGGAGGCAGGGCTGTCTGGCGCTGGTATTAGTGATGGGTTCGTTAAAGAGCGCAGAACATGCCGCAGAGCATCTGAGCTTCGCGATGAACTCTGCCAGGTGAAAGAAGTAAAGTTATCTGAGTTTAACACCACTCAAGTGCAAACTAGTATGATGGAGGCGCTCCGTGTACCGCAGGTGACAATAACCCCAGATGGAGGCTGCTCGCGGGAGATCCAGCAGGAGGACTGGGCTGATGTGGAAGGCTCTCTGCGACGGAAATTGTCAAACTCCTCGATCTCCTCAACAGGTTCCTCCATCATGTTGGAAGAGTCAGAGGATGACATTCTGAGTGACAACGAGACAAAGAGCAAGGGCAATATCACTTTAGAACATTTGTGTGAGGACACGAGTGAA CAGAGCAAACCCTGGTGGAAGATAAAGACTATTGTCAACTGGCCTTTTGTTTCCCCACAAAGAAGAAACCTGTCCTGGGTTCAACTAGCTGGACACAAAG GTAATTTCAAAGCTGGCGGCGAAGGCACCATTCTGAAGAAGTTCTCTGAGAATGAGAAGCTGTGTTTTGAGAGGCTGCAGGGAGACGTTCTCCAGGACTTTGTACCAGGATATTATGGTGtggtggagagggatggggatCCCTTCCTACATATGACTGATCTACTAGTCAACTTTGATAGACCCAGTGTCATGGACTGCAAGATGGGAGTGAG GACGTatctggaggaggaggtggtgcgaGCCCGAGAGCGGCCTAAGCTCCGTAGGGACCTGTTTGACAAGATGCTGGAGGTGGACAGTGAGGCCCCCAGCCCCCAGGAGCACCTCCAGAGGGCCGTCACCAAACCCCGCTACATGCAGTGGAGAGAGACCctcagctccacacacacactgggcttcCGTATCGAAGGCATCAAA AAAGCTGACGGGACGTGTCACACGGATTTCAAGAAGACCCGGTCTAAGGAGGATATCACACAGATCTTCAGGGACTTTGCcacaaacaacacaaacataCTA AATTCCTACCTGAGTAAACTAGCAAAAATTCAACAAGCCCTGATGTCATCGGAGTTCTTCAAGAGACACGAG GTGATTGGGAGCTCCCTCCTCTTCATTCATGACCACACTGACCGAGCTGAGGTTTGGCTCATTGACTTCGGCAAGACTACAGCTTTACCAGAGGGACAGACTCTGGACCACTCCATACCCTGGCAGGAGGGCAACCGAGAGGACGGATACATGTGGGGACTGGACAACCTGATGAGGACACTGGGCTCTTTGACTAACAAAGGAACTAGTGAAGGAAGTAATGAGTGCCTTTAA
- the LOC112261997 gene encoding inositol-trisphosphate 3-kinase A isoform X2: MPKEREKRRKASKEAGLSGAGISDGFVKERRTCRRASELRDELCQVKEVKLSEFNTTQVQTSMMEALRVPQVTITPDGGCSREIQQEDWADVEGSLRRKLSNSSISSTGSSIMLEESEDDILSDNETKSKGNITLEHLCEDTSESKPWWKIKTIVNWPFVSPQRRNLSWVQLAGHKGNFKAGGEGTILKKFSENEKLCFERLQGDVLQDFVPGYYGVVERDGDPFLHMTDLLVNFDRPSVMDCKMGVRTYLEEEVVRARERPKLRRDLFDKMLEVDSEAPSPQEHLQRAVTKPRYMQWRETLSSTHTLGFRIEGIKKADGTCHTDFKKTRSKEDITQIFRDFATNNTNILNSYLSKLAKIQQALMSSEFFKRHEVIGSSLLFIHDHTDRAEVWLIDFGKTTALPEGQTLDHSIPWQEGNREDGYMWGLDNLMRTLGSLTNKGTSEGSNECL, translated from the exons ATgccgaaggagagagagaagaggagaaaggccTCCAAGGAGGCAGGGCTGTCTGGCGCTGGTATTAGTGATGGGTTCGTTAAAGAGCGCAGAACATGCCGCAGAGCATCTGAGCTTCGCGATGAACTCTGCCAGGTGAAAGAAGTAAAGTTATCTGAGTTTAACACCACTCAAGTGCAAACTAGTATGATGGAGGCGCTCCGTGTACCGCAGGTGACAATAACCCCAGATGGAGGCTGCTCGCGGGAGATCCAGCAGGAGGACTGGGCTGATGTGGAAGGCTCTCTGCGACGGAAATTGTCAAACTCCTCGATCTCCTCAACAGGTTCCTCCATCATGTTGGAAGAGTCAGAGGATGACATTCTGAGTGACAACGAGACAAAGAGCAAGGGCAATATCACTTTAGAACATTTGTGTGAGGACACGAGTGAA AGCAAACCCTGGTGGAAGATAAAGACTATTGTCAACTGGCCTTTTGTTTCCCCACAAAGAAGAAACCTGTCCTGGGTTCAACTAGCTGGACACAAAG GTAATTTCAAAGCTGGCGGCGAAGGCACCATTCTGAAGAAGTTCTCTGAGAATGAGAAGCTGTGTTTTGAGAGGCTGCAGGGAGACGTTCTCCAGGACTTTGTACCAGGATATTATGGTGtggtggagagggatggggatCCCTTCCTACATATGACTGATCTACTAGTCAACTTTGATAGACCCAGTGTCATGGACTGCAAGATGGGAGTGAG GACGTatctggaggaggaggtggtgcgaGCCCGAGAGCGGCCTAAGCTCCGTAGGGACCTGTTTGACAAGATGCTGGAGGTGGACAGTGAGGCCCCCAGCCCCCAGGAGCACCTCCAGAGGGCCGTCACCAAACCCCGCTACATGCAGTGGAGAGAGACCctcagctccacacacacactgggcttcCGTATCGAAGGCATCAAA AAAGCTGACGGGACGTGTCACACGGATTTCAAGAAGACCCGGTCTAAGGAGGATATCACACAGATCTTCAGGGACTTTGCcacaaacaacacaaacataCTA AATTCCTACCTGAGTAAACTAGCAAAAATTCAACAAGCCCTGATGTCATCGGAGTTCTTCAAGAGACACGAG GTGATTGGGAGCTCCCTCCTCTTCATTCATGACCACACTGACCGAGCTGAGGTTTGGCTCATTGACTTCGGCAAGACTACAGCTTTACCAGAGGGACAGACTCTGGACCACTCCATACCCTGGCAGGAGGGCAACCGAGAGGACGGATACATGTGGGGACTGGACAACCTGATGAGGACACTGGGCTCTTTGACTAACAAAGGAACTAGTGAAGGAAGTAATGAGTGCCTTTAA